CATGACGAACAACGACAGAATCTTCTCTCTGAGCAGTGCGAGCTATGTGAAGCAAGTGCAAGACCAGTGATGAGAAGTCAGTATATATAGCCTGGAGGGGGTGAAACTCCGTGTATTCTGTatcaattaatatttatgtAGCTAAGAGATTGACCATATGTTGAAGTCGCGGTTTGAAGTTGTTGGGAAGGAGGCCCTTATGGCATCGTTGCCATTGGAGCCCTCTGTGCCGATGTGTATAAGGAAGGGATGCCTGGTGTCTGTGATGGCAGGTGGTGCGCATGGGAGCGGTAAGACTGCTAGTTTGGTTATAGGTCACAAATGGGTCAACTTCTGGACTAATTTAGCCAGGTTTCGGTCCTGGAACAGCTCTCTGTACCACGTTCTCACGACTTCTGGGAAGGAGAATCGTGCCCTGGTTGCCCCAAACATCTCCAGAGGGTCGCCTTGGCTGAGTGCATTGAAGCTGGTCGTAAGTATATTGTCGAAGAACTCGAAAGGGATTACTATCACAGACCCTCAGCGCAGTATTTACCCATTAGAGCTCGATGGTACTCAAGATTGGAACGTATGGGGGCGTGACTCCCTGATTGCATTTGAACAGAACGATAGTTTAGATATCAAACCTGCATCTTTGAGCAGCTCTCTGAAGCGTGATGCTCTGTTTTCCCATAGTCATAAGTATCAAGTGGTTACTGGGCGCGGTAGTGTTTTATTAGGTGGATATGGCGATATATACTCAattgatttgaagaatagCACGGATGATATAGTAATAAATGCTCAGAATATCCTTGCAGTTTCTGGTAAAGGCCAGACTGAGACTATGAATGCTATCGAGAACAATCCATTCATCATCTCCCATACAGCCGCATCGAACATACCAGAGTTTACTTCAAATGTTCAAGAACTAGCTGCTTTTGAAGACCCCAAACAGCAGCAATCCCAGACCATAGTGCAAAAGACTGTAAAGGAAGCTGCTCGTGCTTCTAAAGCAGTTTGGCATTGGATATCCTatgtatataaaaaaactgTCATATTCAGTAACAACAATGGTCATAATATCACTTCTCCAGCATTTGTAAAGATCAAGGGGCCAAGAACTATCATTATACAGACATCACATGAGACTACACAACCCGTAAGTGTCAGTACTGTTGATATCCTTCCTAGAACAGTAGAGAACGCTATTCCAGAAGTCGTTGAAACGCCAAAGGCAAAATCTGATAGCTATATAAATTATGCAACAGTGCAACCTGATGGTAATGTGACATTTAGAAGTGTATCAAACTTTAATGAAACAATTGCTGAACGGTACTAGTCCGATTGATTCAATTATACATTCTTACAAATGACATGTacataaataataaataccATCCCAATCAATTTTTATTCGATAAATGCAATATGTACAGGAAATAGATTAATCCGCAGATGGATTGGTCCGGCATAGCGTAGCtgtaatatttatttagAGCTCAAATCCCAGAACTTTCTCAAATAATCAACATTTTGATCGCAATTCTGTTTTAAGAAATGATCTGAGCTGCCTCTGAGTATACCCTCGATGGTCCTATTGTTTTCAACCCAATTATTCAAGTCATTCCATTgcttatattttttctcttcttcatgtTGAAGGTCTCTGACAGAGTATGGGTCTAACCGTGTATCCACAGTAGTCCTTATTACCTCTGAAGATTTCTGTTGATCTAATTCGTACTTTAGTTGCGTTGCCTGTGCGGCACAGAAATCAATGATACTATCTCGAACCTGCCAGTTGGGATATATTTCCCGATGAATCAGTGAATCACATTTTTGTAATCTAGTATCGTTTCGGTGCTCAGTTTGCTTGCTATAATTGTTCAGCTTCTGTTTGATAACATCATCTGATCCATGCCTCAAATTCCTTAGAAAGGTATCTATTAGTGTGGGATCAACACATCTAGCCCTGTTTAACGTCAGTTGCCTCGTAGTCTGCTGATAATCCGGAAAGCTAAGGTTGGGATCCAATAACTGTTCTGAAAATGACACTGTTAGCTCCTCTTGACCCTGCTTTGCCATTTGCTTATACTGatgtttttttctattgaaATATCTTGGTATATATTGactattatattaatttgCCTCTATTTTATAGGGCATATAACACTTAATAGCAAATTAAGTCGCCTCCCGAAGCTTAATCCGGACCAAAACGTTAATAGC
This is a stretch of genomic DNA from Nakaseomyces glabratus chromosome M, complete sequence. It encodes these proteins:
- the AIM24 gene encoding Aim24p (CAGL0M09317g~Ortholog(s) have role in inner mitochondrial membrane organization and integral component of mitochondrial inner membrane localization), translated to MLKSRFEVVGKEALMASLPLEPSVPMCIRKGCLVSVMAGGAHGSGKTASLVIGHKWVNFWTNLARFRSWNSSLYHVLTTSGKENRALVAPNISRGSPWLSALKLVVSILSKNSKGITITDPQRSIYPLELDGTQDWNVWGRDSLIAFEQNDSLDIKPASLSSSLKRDALFSHSHKYQVVTGRGSVLLGGYGDIYSIDLKNSTDDIVINAQNILAVSGKGQTETMNAIENNPFIISHTAASNIPEFTSNVQELAAFEDPKQQQSQTIVQKTVKEAARASKAVWHWISYVYKKTVIFSNNNGHNITSPAFVKIKGPRTIIIQTSHETTQPVSVSTVDILPRTVENAIPEVVETPKAKSDSYINYATVQPDGNVTFRSVSNFNETIAERY
- the MIX23 gene encoding Mix23p (CAGL0M09339g~Ortholog(s) have mitochondrial intermembrane space localization); the encoded protein is MAKQGQEELTVSFSEQLLDPNLSFPDYQQTTRQLTLNRARCVDPTLIDTFLRNLRHGSDDVIKQKLNNYSKQTEHRNDTRLQKCDSLIHREIYPNWQVRDSIIDFCAAQATQLKYELDQQKSSEVIRTTVDTRLDPYSVRDLQHEEEKKYKQWNDLNNWVENNRTIEGILRGSSDHFLKQNCDQNVDYLRKFWDLSSK